In the genome of Spirochaetia bacterium, one region contains:
- the cas2 gene encoding CRISPR-associated endonuclease Cas2, which yields MMILITYDIMTTTAKGRRRLQKVAKYCQDYGQRVQNSVFECNVDYAQLLAFRCGLLKLINEKEDSLRIYHLGKNYATKIEHYGTKVAYDPEGVILV from the coding sequence ATGATGATATTGATTACTTATGATATTATGACAACAACAGCCAAAGGTAGAAGACGATTACAAAAGGTTGCAAAGTATTGCCAGGATTATGGACAAAGAGTCCAGAATTCAGTTTTTGAATGTAATGTAGATTATGCCCAATTGCTTGCTTTTAGATGTGGGTTGTTGAAATTGATAAATGAGAAAGAAGATTCACTTAGGATTTATCATTTAGGGAAAAACTATGCCACAAAAATTGAACATTACGGTACTAAGGTTGCATATGACCCTGAGGGTGTCATTCTTGTCTAG
- the cas1c gene encoding type I-C CRISPR-associated endonuclease Cas1c: MKKLLNTLFVLTDSSYLKLEGEDIVVEQDGTVVGKYPLHIFESIFCFSYAGATPALIGKCCQAGISVSFFSPSGKFLYSAFGGESGNVLLRHAQYRLSDDDDRCLILARNTVAAKLHNSRWTLERYIRDHEAQVDVEALRLVSTNLKKNTAVVQQCVDKESLLGIEGDCARQYFGVFDQMILDDSFHFSGRNRRPPQDEINALLSFGYTLLGLDYKSGLVAAGVDPFVGYYHVLRSGRYALALDLVEELRSPFVDRFVLTLVNKHYIDHADFSHEENGVTLLSETGRKKFLSNWQERKKKEILHPFIQEKIPWGLVPYVQALLFARYVRSDIDGYPVFLWK, from the coding sequence ATGAAGAAACTGTTGAATACGTTGTTTGTCCTGACTGACTCGAGTTATCTGAAACTTGAAGGTGAAGATATTGTCGTTGAACAGGATGGCACTGTTGTCGGTAAATATCCATTGCATATTTTTGAGTCAATTTTTTGTTTTTCTTATGCGGGAGCGACTCCTGCACTTATTGGTAAATGTTGCCAGGCAGGTATATCTGTCAGTTTTTTCTCACCTTCTGGGAAATTTCTTTATTCAGCTTTTGGAGGCGAAAGTGGAAATGTCCTGCTTCGGCATGCACAATATCGTTTGTCTGATGATGATGACCGATGTTTGATACTTGCAAGAAATACTGTAGCCGCAAAACTTCATAACAGTCGCTGGACCTTGGAACGCTATATAAGGGATCATGAGGCTCAAGTTGATGTTGAAGCACTCAGACTTGTTTCTACAAATTTAAAAAAGAATACTGCAGTTGTTCAGCAATGTGTAGATAAAGAAAGCCTTTTGGGAATTGAAGGAGACTGTGCTCGTCAATATTTCGGTGTATTTGATCAGATGATATTGGATGATTCATTTCATTTTTCGGGTAGAAATCGTCGGCCTCCGCAGGATGAAATCAATGCTCTTTTATCTTTTGGATATACACTTCTTGGTTTGGATTACAAAAGTGGTCTTGTCGCTGCAGGGGTGGATCCGTTTGTGGGATACTATCATGTTCTGCGTTCCGGCAGATATGCCTTGGCACTTGATCTTGTTGAAGAATTACGATCACCGTTTGTTGATCGTTTTGTTCTTACGCTTGTAAATAAACATTACATTGATCATGCTGATTTTTCCCATGAGGAAAATGGTGTAACCTTACTGAGTGAAACAGGCCGAAAAAAATTTCTATCGAATTGGCAAGAACGAAAGAAAAAGGAAATTTTACATCCCTTTATACAAGAAAAAATCCCATGGGGTTTGGTACCATATGTACAAGCCTTGCTCTTTGCAAGATATGTTCGTAGTGATATTGACGGCTATCCCGTGTTTCTGTGGAAGTAA
- the cas4 gene encoding CRISPR-associated protein Cas4, whose amino-acid sequence MYSEDDFLQLSGIQHYLFCKRQWCLIHIEKLWTENYLTTSGMLFHERAHDKSVHELRGDVLTIRDLDIASTSLGISGKCDVVEFHRTTVKNGVALPGYEGSWQVVPVEYKRGRQKINDADRYQVVAQALCLEEMFSCQVPICYLYYGQTRKREEIKVACFRERVELCFEEMHAMYTKGETVRSPQTKSCSACSLYDYCLPSFAKKKVKVYLQKELSEDGLS is encoded by the coding sequence ATGTACAGTGAAGATGATTTCTTGCAGTTATCAGGGATCCAGCACTATTTGTTTTGCAAACGGCAATGGTGTTTGATCCATATTGAAAAACTGTGGACAGAAAATTATCTGACAACAAGTGGCATGTTATTCCATGAACGGGCTCATGATAAGTCCGTTCATGAATTGCGTGGTGATGTTTTGACTATCCGGGATCTGGATATTGCTTCAACGAGTTTGGGGATTTCTGGCAAATGTGATGTCGTGGAATTTCATCGTACGACTGTAAAGAATGGTGTGGCACTTCCTGGGTATGAAGGGAGTTGGCAAGTTGTTCCTGTCGAGTATAAGCGTGGCAGACAAAAAATAAATGATGCTGACAGGTATCAGGTTGTTGCCCAAGCACTTTGCCTGGAAGAAATGTTTTCTTGTCAGGTACCGATATGTTATTTGTATTATGGACAGACAAGGAAAAGAGAGGAAATCAAAGTTGCTTGTTTCAGAGAACGTGTGGAACTATGTTTTGAGGAAATGCATGCCATGTACACAAAGGGGGAAACGGTAAGATCTCCGCAGACAAAATCTTGTTCTGCCTGTTCTCTATATGATTATTGTCTACCTTCCTTTGCAAAAAAGAAGGTCAAAGTTTACTTGCAAAAAGAATTGTCTGAGGATGGGCTTTCATGA